In the Bradyrhizobium guangzhouense genome, one interval contains:
- a CDS encoding MarR family winged helix-turn-helix transcriptional regulator, with translation MALAKEPTPVSAKNGADQEAEYRAQTRVWLRLLACTTLIEGELRRRFREEFDFTMPRFDVLAQLDREPSGLVLGELPKRLMVSAGNLTPIVDRLVADGYITRTPSNLDRRVQIVCMTVEGRKTFRRMAKSHGAWLAELLADFPADRFDGLIGELDELKGAVRDALQKP, from the coding sequence TTGGCACTCGCAAAGGAGCCCACGCCTGTTTCGGCCAAGAACGGGGCGGATCAGGAAGCCGAGTACAGGGCTCAAACGCGAGTCTGGCTCCGGCTGCTCGCCTGCACGACCCTGATCGAGGGCGAGCTGCGGCGTCGGTTTCGCGAAGAGTTCGATTTCACCATGCCGCGCTTCGATGTTCTCGCCCAGCTCGACCGCGAGCCCAGCGGGCTGGTGCTGGGCGAGCTGCCCAAGCGCCTGATGGTCTCGGCCGGGAACCTGACGCCGATCGTCGACCGCCTGGTCGCTGATGGATACATCACCCGCACGCCGTCGAATCTCGACCGCCGTGTGCAGATTGTCTGCATGACGGTCGAAGGCCGCAAGACCTTCCGGCGAATGGCCAAGAGCCATGGCGCATGGCTTGCGGAGCTGCTGGCGGATTTCCCGGCGGACCGGTTCGACGGGTTGATCGGCGAGCTCGACGAACTCAAGGGCGCCGTCAGGGACGCCCTGCAGAAACCCTGA
- a CDS encoding ATP-dependent acyl-CoA ligase, translated as MESNLQMQGDGVVGDGGPTAAWARAVELFPPSDRILSAILTRQAERYGDRALLVAGETRWTFAQTAAIAAGSAQALVDAGIKPSDRVALMCSNRPEFLLVYLGCAWLGAVAVPINTALRGFQLSHIFRNSRPALLVVEAQFAGAIESVEAGVELPPRSWIIGAETGPIDARLAAVPLPALGISAPAGAVRPGDTVAILYTSGTTGPAKGVCCPQAQLFWWGIYSARALGIRDGDVLFTTLPLFHTNALNAFYQALLNGCTYVLEPKFSASGFWAAAERHNATVGYLLGAMASMLLAQPISENDKTHRLRVALGGGVPPQIHAPFRERFGVPLVDGYGSTETNFVFAGTIPSDRPGTMGYLADGIEARIVDENDSALPDGEAGELVLRAREPFAFATGYFGMPEKTVEAWRNLWFHSGDRVVRDADGHYRFIDRMKDSIRRRGENVSSWEVEQTIQSHPAVAACAIYPLPSELGEDEVAAAILPEGGQSLQPVDIVRHCEGQIAYFAIPRYVRILSQLPLTENGKIKKGVLREEGVTKDTWDREAAGVKLRR; from the coding sequence ATGGAGAGCAACCTGCAGATGCAGGGCGACGGTGTGGTCGGGGACGGCGGTCCCACGGCCGCCTGGGCGCGAGCGGTCGAGCTGTTTCCGCCGTCCGACCGGATTCTTTCTGCCATCCTCACGCGGCAGGCCGAGCGTTATGGCGATCGCGCCCTGCTGGTCGCGGGCGAGACGCGCTGGACCTTTGCGCAGACCGCGGCGATCGCGGCTGGGTCGGCGCAGGCGCTCGTCGATGCCGGCATCAAGCCGAGCGACCGCGTCGCGCTGATGTGCTCGAACCGTCCGGAGTTCTTGCTGGTCTATCTCGGCTGCGCCTGGCTCGGCGCCGTCGCGGTCCCGATCAACACCGCGCTGCGCGGCTTCCAGCTCTCCCACATTTTTCGCAATTCGCGTCCGGCGCTTCTTGTCGTCGAGGCGCAGTTCGCCGGCGCGATCGAGAGTGTGGAGGCCGGTGTCGAGCTGCCGCCTCGGAGCTGGATCATCGGAGCTGAAACAGGGCCAATCGATGCCAGGCTGGCCGCGGTGCCGTTGCCGGCGCTCGGAATTTCCGCTCCGGCGGGCGCCGTGCGTCCCGGCGACACCGTCGCGATCCTCTACACGTCAGGGACCACGGGGCCTGCGAAGGGGGTGTGCTGCCCGCAGGCGCAGCTGTTCTGGTGGGGTATCTATTCGGCGCGGGCGCTCGGCATCCGCGACGGCGACGTGCTGTTCACGACACTGCCCCTGTTCCACACCAACGCGCTGAATGCGTTCTATCAGGCGCTGCTGAACGGCTGCACCTACGTGCTGGAGCCGAAATTCTCCGCTTCGGGCTTCTGGGCCGCCGCAGAGCGGCACAATGCAACGGTCGGCTATCTGCTCGGCGCGATGGCGTCGATGCTTCTCGCGCAGCCGATTAGTGAGAACGACAAGACGCATCGACTTCGTGTCGCACTCGGCGGCGGCGTGCCGCCGCAGATCCACGCTCCGTTTCGCGAGCGGTTCGGCGTGCCGCTGGTCGACGGCTATGGATCGACCGAGACCAATTTCGTGTTCGCAGGCACGATCCCGTCGGATCGTCCGGGGACGATGGGCTATCTGGCCGACGGCATCGAAGCGCGGATCGTCGACGAGAATGATTCGGCGCTTCCCGATGGCGAGGCCGGCGAGCTCGTGCTTCGAGCAAGAGAACCGTTTGCCTTCGCCACCGGCTATTTCGGCATGCCGGAGAAGACAGTCGAGGCCTGGCGCAATCTGTGGTTCCACTCGGGTGATCGGGTGGTTCGGGATGCTGACGGGCATTATCGCTTCATCGATCGCATGAAGGATTCGATCCGCAGGCGTGGCGAGAACGTATCTTCATGGGAGGTCGAGCAGACCATCCAGTCCCATCCCGCGGTCGCCGCTTGCGCGATCTACCCGCTGCCGTCGGAATTGGGCGAGGACGAGGTTGCGGCGGCGATTCTGCCGGAAGGCGGCCAATCGCTGCAGCCCGTCGACATTGTCAGGCACTGCGAAGGCCAGATCGCCTATTTTGCCATTCCGCGCTATGTGCGCATTCTGAGCCAGCTGCCGCTGACGGAAAACGGCAAGATCAAGAAGGGCGTGCTGCGTGAGGAGGGCGTGACTAAGGACACGTGGGATCGCGAGGCGGCCGGCGTGAAGTTGCGACGCTGA
- a CDS encoding ABC transporter substrate-binding protein has protein sequence MNLIKSLLASTALLLAVPQFAKAEILVGFVTGLSGPVSSIGIPNAKGIAAGQAYVGEIGGEKLRVIQLDDGSDPTASARNARKLVEQEKVDILIGTSGAPQTLAMAAAAVEMKVPMIAVSPIAQVSAGDGGPWVVQIPQPTSLLLQGIVDNMKAKGLKSVAFIGFSDALGDLFYDSLIQAAKSADIKVIANERYARSDSSVTAQVLRVVAAHPDAIMLGGTGTPGALPVIALSERGYKGPLYGNHGMISADFLRLAGKAANGIICPTGPVTAAEQLAASNPIQKVALDFRAAFEKANGEAPTDSFSSYSFDGWLVLADAAKRAMASGAKPGSPEFRTALRQALFTTKEVVGTQGVYTYTPADRYGVDDRSRIMVQIEDGKYKLLP, from the coding sequence ATGAACTTGATCAAGAGCCTGCTGGCTTCCACCGCATTGCTGCTTGCCGTCCCGCAATTTGCGAAAGCTGAGATCCTCGTCGGATTTGTCACCGGCCTCAGTGGGCCGGTGTCATCGATCGGCATTCCAAATGCAAAGGGGATTGCCGCGGGCCAGGCCTATGTCGGCGAGATCGGCGGCGAGAAGCTCCGGGTCATCCAGCTCGATGATGGCTCCGATCCGACTGCGTCGGCCCGCAATGCGCGCAAGCTCGTCGAGCAGGAGAAGGTCGATATCCTGATCGGTACTTCGGGCGCGCCCCAAACCCTGGCGATGGCGGCCGCCGCGGTCGAGATGAAGGTACCGATGATCGCCGTGTCGCCCATCGCACAGGTGTCGGCTGGTGACGGTGGCCCGTGGGTCGTGCAAATCCCGCAGCCGACATCACTGTTGCTGCAGGGCATTGTCGACAACATGAAGGCGAAGGGATTGAAGAGCGTTGCGTTCATCGGCTTCTCCGACGCGTTAGGTGATCTCTTCTACGATTCCCTGATACAGGCGGCCAAATCGGCGGACATCAAGGTGATCGCCAATGAGCGCTACGCCCGCTCGGACTCTTCGGTCACCGCGCAGGTTTTGCGCGTCGTCGCCGCGCATCCTGATGCAATCATGCTGGGTGGGACGGGAACGCCCGGTGCGCTGCCGGTGATCGCGCTGTCCGAGCGCGGCTACAAGGGGCCGCTCTACGGCAATCACGGCATGATCAGTGCCGACTTCCTGCGCCTTGCCGGCAAGGCGGCCAACGGCATCATCTGCCCGACCGGCCCCGTGACCGCAGCGGAGCAGCTTGCCGCCAGCAATCCGATTCAGAAAGTCGCCCTGGATTTCCGCGCCGCCTTCGAGAAGGCGAACGGCGAGGCGCCGACGGATTCATTCTCGTCCTATTCGTTCGACGGCTGGCTGGTCCTCGCCGACGCCGCCAAGCGCGCGATGGCATCGGGCGCCAAGCCCGGCTCGCCGGAATTCCGCACCGCGCTTCGTCAGGCGCTGTTTACGACCAAGGAGGTTGTTGGGACACAGGGCGTTTATACCTATACGCCGGCGGACCGATACGGCGTCGACGATCGTTCGCGTATCATGGTCCAGATCGAGGACGGTAAATACAAGCTGTTGCCCTGA
- a CDS encoding cyclase family protein, with protein MQGNNLLELASAISSGAVRVVDLTFTLSPDFPVIVLPPEFGQAAPVRIQEISRYDGRGPAWYWNNVTFGEHTGTHFDAPIHWFTGKDLPNNAVDTMPPKDMIAPACVIDCSAQAAQDPDFVLTVPLVEAWEAKHGRIPARHWVLLRTDWSKKGWRDYANLRDDGAHTPGPNPAVMKWLVEERGVIGFGTETIGTDAGQAGHFDPPYPAHHFLHGAGRYGLQCLCNLDQLPPTGAVVVASPLKIQNGSGSPLRVIALVASS; from the coding sequence ATGCAAGGCAACAATCTCCTGGAGCTGGCGAGTGCGATTTCTTCCGGCGCGGTGCGCGTCGTCGACCTGACCTTTACGCTCAGTCCGGATTTTCCGGTCATCGTGCTTCCGCCCGAGTTCGGCCAGGCCGCACCGGTCCGCATCCAGGAGATCTCGCGATATGATGGCCGCGGCCCGGCCTGGTACTGGAACAACGTCACCTTCGGCGAACACACTGGCACGCATTTCGACGCGCCGATCCATTGGTTCACCGGCAAGGATCTGCCCAATAATGCCGTCGACACGATGCCGCCGAAGGACATGATCGCTCCGGCTTGCGTCATCGATTGCTCGGCGCAGGCCGCGCAGGATCCGGACTTCGTCCTGACCGTTCCGCTCGTCGAAGCATGGGAGGCGAAGCATGGACGGATTCCCGCACGTCACTGGGTTCTGTTGCGCACCGATTGGTCGAAGAAGGGGTGGCGCGACTACGCGAACCTCAGGGATGACGGCGCGCACACGCCGGGCCCGAATCCGGCCGTGATGAAATGGCTGGTGGAGGAACGCGGCGTCATCGGGTTCGGCACCGAGACCATCGGTACGGATGCGGGGCAGGCCGGGCATTTCGATCCGCCTTATCCGGCGCATCACTTCCTGCATGGAGCAGGGCGTTATGGCCTGCAATGCCTGTGCAACCTGGATCAGTTGCCACCTACCGGCGCCGTCGTCGTGGCCTCGCCGTTGAAGATCCAGAACGGCTCCGGCAGTCCGCTTCGCGTCATCGCGCTGGTTGCGTCGAGCTGA
- a CDS encoding SDR family NAD(P)-dependent oxidoreductase: protein MIEPIKPPGRKNPLLRTRLPASPPRPRSRTSHGFTRAAAEGRFMLQRCEGCGSFAYPAREACPSCLSSDLTFVDAPRRGLLLAETTARVPSDVYFRERAPWRIGLVKMDCGPTIVAHLHADCAEGAVVRMSLQLDKSGQAVAFARPEGETPNMADDKQWREMTADPKFRRVLVTNGRSVIGQEAVAALKVAGAKTVFVGVAEPWRPFAGENLLRGQDGIEIVTLDAADEKSAVDLAADIGGKVDILVNTTEYVRPGGLLDRRGTSIARDEIDHAYLGFINLAQAFGPAMRMRGADGIISSSAWVNILSVYALANWPAFGAYSASQAACLSLSHCLRAELRPGGVKVMNLFTGPVDTEWFQTVPPPKVAPRAIAHAIVSGLKGGLEEMYVGDVAEEIRQRLAANPKALERELDR, encoded by the coding sequence ATGATTGAGCCGATCAAGCCGCCCGGGCGCAAGAATCCGCTGCTGCGAACGCGGCTGCCTGCTTCGCCACCGCGACCGCGCAGCAGGACGTCGCACGGGTTCACGCGCGCGGCCGCCGAAGGCCGCTTCATGTTGCAGCGCTGCGAGGGGTGCGGCTCCTTTGCCTATCCAGCGCGCGAGGCATGTCCGTCTTGCTTGTCGTCAGACCTCACCTTCGTCGATGCCCCGCGCCGCGGCCTGCTGCTCGCCGAGACGACGGCACGCGTGCCGAGCGACGTCTATTTCCGCGAGCGTGCGCCGTGGCGGATCGGCCTCGTGAAGATGGACTGCGGTCCGACCATTGTCGCGCATCTACATGCCGATTGCGCAGAGGGCGCAGTCGTCCGCATGTCGTTGCAACTCGATAAGAGCGGGCAGGCGGTCGCCTTTGCCCGTCCCGAGGGAGAGACTCCGAACATGGCGGACGACAAGCAGTGGCGGGAAATGACGGCCGATCCGAAATTCAGGCGCGTGCTTGTGACCAATGGCCGGAGCGTGATCGGCCAGGAAGCCGTTGCAGCGTTGAAGGTCGCGGGCGCCAAGACGGTGTTCGTCGGCGTCGCCGAACCATGGCGGCCGTTCGCCGGCGAGAATCTGTTGCGCGGTCAAGATGGGATCGAGATCGTTACTCTCGATGCGGCTGACGAAAAATCGGCGGTCGATCTTGCCGCCGATATCGGCGGCAAAGTCGATATCCTCGTCAACACGACGGAATATGTGCGGCCGGGTGGCCTGCTCGATCGCAGGGGCACGAGCATCGCGCGGGACGAGATCGACCACGCCTATCTCGGCTTCATCAATCTCGCGCAGGCTTTTGGTCCTGCCATGCGAATGCGAGGTGCCGACGGCATTATTAGCAGCAGCGCATGGGTCAATATTCTCTCGGTTTACGCGCTGGCGAACTGGCCTGCCTTTGGCGCTTATTCGGCTTCGCAGGCGGCTTGCCTGTCGCTGTCGCACTGCCTTCGCGCGGAGCTGCGGCCCGGCGGTGTGAAGGTGATGAATCTGTTCACCGGGCCCGTCGACACCGAATGGTTCCAAACCGTCCCGCCGCCGAAGGTCGCGCCGCGCGCCATCGCGCACGCGATCGTGTCGGGTCTCAAGGGCGGGCTGGAAGAGATGTATGTCGGAGACGTTGCCGAGGAAATCCGGCAACGCCTCGCGGCCAATCCGAAAGCGCTCGAGCGCGAGCTCGACAGGTGA
- a CDS encoding thiolase family protein: MTNSLRAPYDGVVIAAPVTIPYVRYSIESAQWWIGRALSALVGQAGIKASDIDGLCVSSFTMGTDSGVGLTQHFGLCVRWLDTIPLGGASAIAGLRKAARAVQARDADIVACVAGDTNHVDSFRLTLENFSRFNQDAVYPYGAGGANSSFALIARNYMRTFGVTREDVGRIAVAQRANALRNPHALMKAPLTMEQYLAARPISDPIHLFDCVMPCAGAEAFLVMREETAASLGLPAARLLSTIERHNAFADDPMQVRGGWAMDVGELYAMAGVKPDDLDVVQTYDDYPVITMMQFEDLGFCKKGEGAAFVRQHDLTIDGDFPHNTSGGQLSVGQAGAAGAYLGLVEGLRQILGTAGPTQVRNASLALASGFGMINYDRGLASGAAILAGPSR; encoded by the coding sequence GTGACCAATTCCTTGCGCGCACCTTACGACGGCGTGGTGATCGCGGCTCCTGTCACGATTCCCTATGTGCGCTACTCCATTGAAAGTGCGCAATGGTGGATCGGGCGGGCGCTGAGTGCACTCGTCGGGCAGGCCGGCATCAAGGCCTCCGATATCGACGGCCTGTGCGTCTCCAGTTTCACCATGGGGACCGACAGCGGGGTCGGATTGACACAGCATTTCGGGCTCTGCGTCCGATGGTTGGATACGATCCCGCTCGGTGGCGCCAGCGCCATCGCAGGCCTGCGCAAGGCGGCGCGGGCGGTTCAGGCCCGTGATGCCGACATCGTGGCGTGCGTCGCCGGCGATACCAACCACGTCGATTCGTTCAGGCTGACGCTCGAGAACTTCTCGCGTTTCAACCAGGATGCCGTCTATCCCTATGGCGCGGGCGGGGCCAATTCGAGCTTTGCGCTGATTGCGCGCAACTACATGCGGACGTTTGGGGTCACGCGTGAGGATGTCGGCAGGATCGCCGTTGCCCAGCGCGCCAATGCCCTGCGCAACCCGCACGCGCTGATGAAGGCGCCGTTGACGATGGAGCAATATCTGGCGGCGCGGCCGATCTCCGACCCCATTCATCTGTTCGATTGCGTAATGCCATGTGCCGGCGCGGAGGCGTTCCTCGTCATGCGCGAAGAGACGGCGGCCTCGCTGGGTTTGCCCGCGGCGCGGCTGCTGTCGACAATCGAGCGGCACAACGCCTTTGCCGACGATCCGATGCAGGTGCGCGGCGGCTGGGCGATGGATGTCGGCGAGCTCTACGCGATGGCTGGCGTGAAACCCGATGACCTCGATGTCGTGCAGACATATGATGACTATCCCGTCATCACCATGATGCAGTTCGAGGATCTCGGCTTCTGCAAGAAAGGCGAAGGCGCCGCGTTCGTGCGCCAGCACGATCTCACCATCGACGGCGACTTCCCGCACAACACCTCGGGGGGACAACTCTCGGTCGGGCAGGCCGGCGCGGCCGGCGCCTATCTCGGTCTCGTCGAAGGCCTGCGGCAGATTCTGGGCACGGCGGGTCCCACGCAAGTCAGGAATGCAAGTCTCGCTCTCGCCTCGGGATTCGGTATGATCAACTATGACCGCGGTCTCGCCTCGGGCGCCGCGATCCTTGCAGGGCCTTCGCGATGA
- a CDS encoding organic hydroperoxide resistance protein, translated as MMTPEKILYETEVTATGGRDGKAASTDGLLSVSLSVPKSLGGPGGEGTNPEQLFAAGYAACFLGAVKLVARTRKVVPSAEPSVTARVAMGPVPVGYALAVELKVNLPGVEKAVAEQVVAGAHERCPYSNATRGNITVKLTLV; from the coding sequence ATGATGACTCCCGAAAAGATTCTGTACGAGACCGAGGTGACGGCGACGGGAGGTCGGGACGGCAAGGCCGCCAGCACCGACGGTCTATTATCGGTGTCGCTGTCCGTGCCGAAATCGCTCGGCGGCCCCGGTGGTGAAGGTACCAATCCCGAGCAGCTTTTTGCGGCCGGCTATGCCGCCTGCTTTCTCGGCGCGGTCAAGCTCGTCGCGCGCACGCGTAAGGTGGTGCCCTCTGCCGAGCCATCCGTGACGGCGAGGGTTGCGATGGGACCGGTGCCCGTCGGATACGCGCTCGCCGTCGAGCTGAAGGTCAATCTGCCCGGCGTCGAAAAAGCAGTGGCGGAACAGGTCGTTGCCGGTGCGCATGAACGCTGTCCCTATTCGAACGCAACGCGCGGCAATATAACCGTGAAACTGACGCTGGTCTGA
- a CDS encoding aspartate/glutamate racemase family protein produces MRIFWQSFVDASVNAPYMARLSEYLNNIAAPGTTVHVEGISPPDREFGRLAELRCAVQAIDNGIAAEEGGFDAFVMGHFQDPGLYELRSALDIPVIGTGEATLLAASQLGRRLGLVTLDPVFEVWHYEQAERYGLGDRVVHVVGLGCKPEDFADAFAGDAAAQARMIKDFVGCALPLVEHGADVVIPAGVLPGLLIGKEHGLKVGHAPVVNCAAVALKNAEMWVQLRKLNGTEPSRGPSFKRASAQARSDFRALLARNSR; encoded by the coding sequence ATGCGCATCTTCTGGCAGAGCTTCGTTGATGCGAGCGTGAACGCGCCCTACATGGCGCGACTGTCGGAATACCTCAACAACATCGCTGCACCGGGCACGACGGTTCACGTCGAGGGCATCAGTCCGCCGGACCGCGAGTTCGGCCGGCTTGCGGAACTGCGCTGCGCCGTCCAGGCGATCGACAACGGCATTGCGGCCGAGGAGGGCGGCTTCGATGCCTTCGTCATGGGGCATTTCCAGGATCCCGGCCTCTACGAGCTGCGCTCGGCGCTCGACATTCCCGTGATCGGGACCGGCGAGGCAACGCTGCTGGCGGCCTCACAGCTCGGACGGCGTCTCGGCCTTGTGACGCTCGATCCCGTCTTCGAGGTTTGGCACTATGAGCAGGCCGAACGTTACGGCCTCGGCGATCGGGTCGTTCATGTGGTTGGCCTTGGCTGCAAGCCGGAAGACTTCGCCGATGCGTTCGCCGGGGATGCTGCAGCGCAAGCGCGGATGATCAAGGATTTCGTCGGCTGCGCCCTTCCGCTGGTCGAGCACGGCGCTGATGTCGTGATCCCGGCCGGCGTGCTGCCGGGCCTTCTGATCGGGAAGGAGCATGGCCTGAAGGTCGGCCACGCGCCGGTGGTCAACTGTGCGGCCGTGGCGCTGAAGAACGCCGAGATGTGGGTGCAGCTCCGCAAGCTCAACGGCACCGAGCCCAGCCGCGGGCCGAGCTTCAAACGTGCCAGCGCCCAGGCGCGCAGCGATTTTCGCGCACTGCTCGCCCGTAATAGCCGCTAA
- a CDS encoding ABC transporter substrate-binding protein — MRKTLSLLALVAGIAVAPAAQAEITIGFVTSLSGNGSSIGIPYGRGINAAYEYRKTINGETIRLIQLDDGSDPSAATRNARKLVEEEKVDLLIGTATAPSTIAMAAVASELKVPMIAVSPIGKLPDAPEQWVVSVPQPASLLVKIVADRMKRDGMKNIGYIGFSDAWGDLVYNGAKAAEATGEIKIQSNERYARTDTSVTAQILKVLATRPDAVLDGGSGTQGALPLLSLADRGFKGNTYGTVALVNPDFVNVGGKAADGIQVSAGPVIVAEQLPDEHFAKKIALDFRAVYQKVHNIPTTDGFSAYSFDAWLIFANAAERALKTAKPGTVEFRAALRDAILSTKELAGVHAVYNFKPGAVTGVDERSLVVVRLTGGAWKYAP, encoded by the coding sequence ATGCGCAAGACTCTGAGCTTACTTGCCCTTGTCGCCGGAATCGCCGTGGCCCCGGCGGCGCAGGCCGAGATCACCATCGGCTTCGTCACCTCGCTGAGCGGCAACGGCTCGTCGATCGGCATCCCCTACGGGCGCGGCATCAACGCCGCCTATGAATACAGGAAAACCATCAACGGCGAGACCATCCGCCTGATCCAGCTGGACGATGGCTCAGACCCGTCGGCCGCAACCCGCAACGCGCGCAAGCTGGTGGAGGAAGAGAAGGTGGACCTCCTGATCGGCACCGCGACGGCGCCCTCGACCATCGCCATGGCGGCGGTGGCGAGCGAACTGAAGGTGCCGATGATCGCGGTCTCGCCGATCGGCAAGCTGCCTGATGCGCCCGAGCAGTGGGTGGTGTCGGTGCCGCAGCCGGCCTCCCTCCTCGTCAAGATCGTCGCCGATCGCATGAAGCGCGATGGCATGAAGAACATCGGATATATCGGCTTCTCCGACGCCTGGGGCGACCTCGTCTATAACGGCGCCAAGGCCGCTGAAGCCACCGGCGAGATCAAGATCCAGAGCAACGAGCGCTATGCCCGCACCGACACTTCGGTGACCGCGCAGATTCTCAAGGTACTCGCGACCCGCCCCGACGCCGTGCTGGACGGCGGCTCGGGAACGCAAGGCGCGCTGCCTCTGCTCAGCCTCGCCGACCGTGGCTTCAAGGGAAACACCTACGGCACGGTGGCTCTGGTCAATCCGGACTTCGTGAATGTCGGCGGCAAGGCGGCCGACGGCATTCAGGTCTCCGCAGGTCCCGTGATCGTCGCCGAGCAGTTGCCCGATGAGCACTTCGCCAAGAAGATCGCGCTGGATTTCCGCGCCGTCTACCAGAAGGTCCATAACATACCGACCACCGACGGCTTCTCCGCTTATTCCTTCGACGCCTGGCTGATCTTCGCCAATGCCGCCGAGCGCGCGCTGAAGACTGCGAAACCCGGCACGGTGGAATTCCGCGCGGCGCTGCGAGACGCGATCCTCAGCACCAAGGAGCTGGCCGGCGTGCATGCCGTCTACAACTTCAAGCCCGGCGCGGTGACCGGCGTCGACGAGCGTTCGCTCGTCGTGGTGCGGCTGACCGGCGGCGCCTGGAAATACGCGCCTTAG
- a CDS encoding branched-chain amino acid ABC transporter permease, with translation MTSDIAAILAIDGIATGAVYALVAIGTVLIFTVTRVIFIPFGDIAAFTALTLAALDAKRFPGTGALVVILACLATLIEIISLLRAREPRLLPRALFFYLVLPLAMVGLAWLTMRADPPLAVRLVLALMLITPIAPLLDRIVFRPIADGTVLLLLTVSVALHFALVGLGLLFFGPEGVRTEPLTSFSTEFAGVLISGQTMLIVIAALVFSGLLYLFFDFTLVGKSLRATAVNRTGSRLMGIRPARAGTIAYLLGSLMAGVSGILIAPVNTVFYDSGFLIGLKAFVGAIVGGMTSYPGAAIGAVGVGILESFASFQSSALKDVIVFSLLIPILIWRSLASLHSEEEIEE, from the coding sequence ATGACGAGCGACATCGCAGCCATTCTTGCGATCGACGGGATCGCCACCGGCGCAGTCTATGCGCTGGTGGCGATCGGGACCGTCCTCATCTTCACGGTGACGCGGGTCATCTTCATCCCCTTTGGCGACATCGCGGCCTTCACGGCGCTGACGCTGGCCGCCCTCGACGCCAAGCGCTTTCCGGGCACGGGCGCGCTGGTCGTCATCCTCGCGTGCCTGGCAACCCTGATCGAGATCATCTCGCTGCTACGGGCCCGCGAGCCCCGCTTGCTACCGCGCGCACTCTTCTTCTATCTCGTGCTGCCGCTCGCCATGGTCGGCCTCGCCTGGCTGACGATGCGCGCCGATCCCCCTCTCGCCGTCAGACTCGTGCTGGCGTTGATGCTGATCACGCCGATCGCCCCGCTGCTGGACCGGATCGTGTTCCGCCCCATCGCGGATGGAACGGTGCTGCTGTTGCTCACCGTGTCGGTCGCGCTGCATTTCGCGCTGGTCGGCCTCGGCCTCTTGTTCTTCGGCCCTGAAGGCGTCCGCACCGAGCCGCTGACCTCGTTCTCGACCGAATTCGCGGGCGTGCTGATCTCGGGTCAGACCATGCTGATCGTGATCGCAGCGCTCGTCTTTTCCGGCCTGCTCTATCTCTTCTTCGACTTCACGCTCGTCGGCAAATCGCTGCGCGCCACCGCCGTGAACCGAACCGGTTCGCGCCTGATGGGCATCCGCCCCGCCCGCGCCGGCACCATTGCTTATCTCCTGGGCTCGCTGATGGCCGGCGTCTCCGGCATCCTGATCGCACCCGTCAACACCGTGTTCTACGATTCCGGCTTCCTGATCGGGCTGAAGGCCTTTGTCGGCGCCATCGTCGGCGGCATGACCAGTTATCCTGGAGCCGCGATCGGCGCGGTCGGCGTCGGCATCCTCGAAAGCTTCGCGTCGTTCCAGAGCAGCGCGTTGAAGGATGTCATCGTGTTCTCGCTGCTGATCCCGATCCTGATCTGGCGATCGCTCGCCTCGCTGCATTCCGAGGAGGAGATCGAGGAATGA